A section of the Castanea sativa cultivar Marrone di Chiusa Pesio chromosome 12, ASM4071231v1 genome encodes:
- the LOC142618727 gene encoding uncharacterized protein LOC142618727 isoform X7 has product MNLKPWDFQGQEQHELFIFLVAVDINLDSPQTFHITEQMKIKAQELRNKEHKKKEVEENKLERQREKERIRASKDLTEAKRILESNEKQRYFALKKKEKEEEKRAREKILKKLEHDKVERRSRLGLPPESPSVKASTHLLQEKTLQTSLPLKSVTNAERMRECLRSLKRNHQNDGARVRRAFETLLIYVGNIAKNPDEEKFRKIRLTNPLFQDRVGNLRGGMEFLELCGFERTEGDEFLYLPDDKVDMEILNTAGSELKSAMTNPFFGLLSV; this is encoded by the exons ATGAACTTGAAGCCATGGGATTTCCAAGGCCAAGAGCAACACGAGCTCTTCATTTTTCTG GTAGCAGTGGATATTAATCTTGACTCACCTCAAACTTTCCATATCACagaacaaatgaaaataaaggCACAGGAACTAAG GAATAAAGAacataagaagaaagaagtagaagaaaataaattggaAAGGCAAAGGGAGAAG GAGAGGATTCGAGCTAGTAAGGACCTCACTGAGGCAAAGCGAATTCTAGAAAGCAATGAAAAACAACG TTATTTtgccttgaaaaaaaaagaaaaggaggaagaaaaaagaGCAAGGGAGAAAATACTAAAGAAACTAGAACATGATAAG GTAGAAAGGAGGTCAAGACTTGGATTGCCACCAGAAAGTCCATCTGTAAAAGCTTCCACTCATTTGTTGCAGGAAAAAACG ttgcAGACATCATTGCCTCTGAAGTCTGTAACAAATGCGGAGCGGATGAGAGAATGTTTAAGGTCTCTTAAGCGCAATCACCAG AATGATGGTGCCAGAGTTAGGAGGGCCTTTGAAACTCTTCTGATCTATGTTGGAAATATCGCAAAAAATCCTGATGAGGAAAAATTTAGGAAGATTCGACTTACTAATCCATTATTCCAG GATAGAGTTGGGAACTTGAGAGGAGGTATGGAATTTCTTGAGCTCTGTGGGTTTGAGAGAACCGAAGGAGACGAGTTCTTGTATCTTCCTGATGATAAGGTCGACATGGAAATTCTAAACACAGCTGGGTCTGAATTGAAGTCTGCAATGACCAACCCCTTCTTTGGACTTCTAAGTGTGTAA
- the LOC142618727 gene encoding uncharacterized protein LOC142618727 isoform X4 codes for MAVPQVNKKLLDELEAMGFPRPRATRALHFSGNSSLEAAIEWVIDHENDSDIDQMPLVAVDINLDSPQTFHITEQMKIKAQELRNKEHKKKEVEENKLERQREKERIRASKDLTEAKRILESNEKQRYFALKKKEKEEEKRAREKILKKLEHDKVERRSRLGLPPESPSVKASTHLLQEKTTSLPLKSVTNAERMRECLRSLKRNHQNDGARVRRAFETLLIYVGNIAKNPDEEKFRKIRLTNPLFQDRVGNLRGGMEFLELCGFERTEGDEFLYLPDDKVDMEILNTAGSELKSAMTNPFFGLLSV; via the exons ATGGCTGTTCCACAAGTCAACAAGAAACTGCTTGATGAACTTGAAGCCATGGGATTTCCAAGGCCAAGAGCAACACGAGCTCTTCATTTTTCTG GTAATTCTAGCTTAGAGGCAGCTATAGAATGGGTGATTGATCATGAGAATGACTCAGACATTGATCAGATGCCCTTG GTAGCAGTGGATATTAATCTTGACTCACCTCAAACTTTCCATATCACagaacaaatgaaaataaaggCACAGGAACTAAG GAATAAAGAacataagaagaaagaagtagaagaaaataaattggaAAGGCAAAGGGAGAAG GAGAGGATTCGAGCTAGTAAGGACCTCACTGAGGCAAAGCGAATTCTAGAAAGCAATGAAAAACAACG TTATTTtgccttgaaaaaaaaagaaaaggaggaagaaaaaagaGCAAGGGAGAAAATACTAAAGAAACTAGAACATGATAAG GTAGAAAGGAGGTCAAGACTTGGATTGCCACCAGAAAGTCCATCTGTAAAAGCTTCCACTCATTTGTTGCAGGAAAAAACG ACATCATTGCCTCTGAAGTCTGTAACAAATGCGGAGCGGATGAGAGAATGTTTAAGGTCTCTTAAGCGCAATCACCAG AATGATGGTGCCAGAGTTAGGAGGGCCTTTGAAACTCTTCTGATCTATGTTGGAAATATCGCAAAAAATCCTGATGAGGAAAAATTTAGGAAGATTCGACTTACTAATCCATTATTCCAG GATAGAGTTGGGAACTTGAGAGGAGGTATGGAATTTCTTGAGCTCTGTGGGTTTGAGAGAACCGAAGGAGACGAGTTCTTGTATCTTCCTGATGATAAGGTCGACATGGAAATTCTAAACACAGCTGGGTCTGAATTGAAGTCTGCAATGACCAACCCCTTCTTTGGACTTCTAAGTGTGTAA
- the LOC142618727 gene encoding uncharacterized protein LOC142618727 isoform X2: MAVPQVNKKLLDELEAMGFPRPRATRALHFSGNSSLEAAIEWVIDHENDSDIDQMPLVAVDINLDSPQTFHITEQMKIKAQELRNKEHKKKEVEENKLERQREKERIRASKDLTEAKRILESNEKQRYFALKKKEKEEEKRAREKILKKLEHDKVERRSRLGLPPESPSVKASTHLLQEKTLQTSLPLKSVTNAERMRECLRSLKRNHQNDGARVRRAFETLLIYVGNIAKNPDEEKFRKIRLTNPLFQDRVGNLRGGMEFLELCGFERTEGDEFLYLPDDKVDMEILNTAGSELKSAMTNPFFGLLSV; the protein is encoded by the exons ATGGCTGTTCCACAAGTCAACAAGAAACTGCTTGATGAACTTGAAGCCATGGGATTTCCAAGGCCAAGAGCAACACGAGCTCTTCATTTTTCTG GTAATTCTAGCTTAGAGGCAGCTATAGAATGGGTGATTGATCATGAGAATGACTCAGACATTGATCAGATGCCCTTG GTAGCAGTGGATATTAATCTTGACTCACCTCAAACTTTCCATATCACagaacaaatgaaaataaaggCACAGGAACTAAG GAATAAAGAacataagaagaaagaagtagaagaaaataaattggaAAGGCAAAGGGAGAAG GAGAGGATTCGAGCTAGTAAGGACCTCACTGAGGCAAAGCGAATTCTAGAAAGCAATGAAAAACAACG TTATTTtgccttgaaaaaaaaagaaaaggaggaagaaaaaagaGCAAGGGAGAAAATACTAAAGAAACTAGAACATGATAAG GTAGAAAGGAGGTCAAGACTTGGATTGCCACCAGAAAGTCCATCTGTAAAAGCTTCCACTCATTTGTTGCAGGAAAAAACG ttgcAGACATCATTGCCTCTGAAGTCTGTAACAAATGCGGAGCGGATGAGAGAATGTTTAAGGTCTCTTAAGCGCAATCACCAG AATGATGGTGCCAGAGTTAGGAGGGCCTTTGAAACTCTTCTGATCTATGTTGGAAATATCGCAAAAAATCCTGATGAGGAAAAATTTAGGAAGATTCGACTTACTAATCCATTATTCCAG GATAGAGTTGGGAACTTGAGAGGAGGTATGGAATTTCTTGAGCTCTGTGGGTTTGAGAGAACCGAAGGAGACGAGTTCTTGTATCTTCCTGATGATAAGGTCGACATGGAAATTCTAAACACAGCTGGGTCTGAATTGAAGTCTGCAATGACCAACCCCTTCTTTGGACTTCTAAGTGTGTAA
- the LOC142618727 gene encoding uncharacterized protein LOC142618727 isoform X9 has protein sequence MAVPQVNKKLLDELEAMGFPRPRATRALHFSGNSSLEAAIEWVIDHENDSDIDQMPLVAVDINLDSPQTFHITEQMKIKAQELSFRNKEHKKKEVEENKLERQREKERIRASKDLTEAKRILESNEKQRYFALKKKEKEEEKRAREKILKKLEHDKVERRSRLGLPPESPSVKASTHLLQEKTTSLPLKSVTNAERMRECLRSLKRNHQDRVGNLRGGMEFLELCGFERTEGDEFLYLPDDKVDMEILNTAGSELKSAMTNPFFGLLSV, from the exons ATGGCTGTTCCACAAGTCAACAAGAAACTGCTTGATGAACTTGAAGCCATGGGATTTCCAAGGCCAAGAGCAACACGAGCTCTTCATTTTTCTG GTAATTCTAGCTTAGAGGCAGCTATAGAATGGGTGATTGATCATGAGAATGACTCAGACATTGATCAGATGCCCTTG GTAGCAGTGGATATTAATCTTGACTCACCTCAAACTTTCCATATCACagaacaaatgaaaataaaggCACAGGAACTAAG TTTCAGGAATAAAGAacataagaagaaagaagtagaagaaaataaattggaAAGGCAAAGGGAGAAG GAGAGGATTCGAGCTAGTAAGGACCTCACTGAGGCAAAGCGAATTCTAGAAAGCAATGAAAAACAACG TTATTTtgccttgaaaaaaaaagaaaaggaggaagaaaaaagaGCAAGGGAGAAAATACTAAAGAAACTAGAACATGATAAG GTAGAAAGGAGGTCAAGACTTGGATTGCCACCAGAAAGTCCATCTGTAAAAGCTTCCACTCATTTGTTGCAGGAAAAAACG ACATCATTGCCTCTGAAGTCTGTAACAAATGCGGAGCGGATGAGAGAATGTTTAAGGTCTCTTAAGCGCAATCACCAG GATAGAGTTGGGAACTTGAGAGGAGGTATGGAATTTCTTGAGCTCTGTGGGTTTGAGAGAACCGAAGGAGACGAGTTCTTGTATCTTCCTGATGATAAGGTCGACATGGAAATTCTAAACACAGCTGGGTCTGAATTGAAGTCTGCAATGACCAACCCCTTCTTTGGACTTCTAAGTGTGTAA
- the LOC142618727 gene encoding uncharacterized protein LOC142618727 isoform X8, whose translation MAVPQVNKKLLDELEAMGFPRPRATRALHFSGNSSLEAAIEWVIDHENDSDIDQMPLVAVDINLDSPQTFHITEQMKIKAQELSFRNKEHKKKEVEENKLERQREKERIRASKDLTEAKRILESNEKQRYFALKKKEKEEEKRAREKILKKLEHDKVERRSRLGLPPESPSVKASTHLLQEKTLQTSLPLKSVTNAERMRECLRSLKRNHQDRVGNLRGGMEFLELCGFERTEGDEFLYLPDDKVDMEILNTAGSELKSAMTNPFFGLLSV comes from the exons ATGGCTGTTCCACAAGTCAACAAGAAACTGCTTGATGAACTTGAAGCCATGGGATTTCCAAGGCCAAGAGCAACACGAGCTCTTCATTTTTCTG GTAATTCTAGCTTAGAGGCAGCTATAGAATGGGTGATTGATCATGAGAATGACTCAGACATTGATCAGATGCCCTTG GTAGCAGTGGATATTAATCTTGACTCACCTCAAACTTTCCATATCACagaacaaatgaaaataaaggCACAGGAACTAAG TTTCAGGAATAAAGAacataagaagaaagaagtagaagaaaataaattggaAAGGCAAAGGGAGAAG GAGAGGATTCGAGCTAGTAAGGACCTCACTGAGGCAAAGCGAATTCTAGAAAGCAATGAAAAACAACG TTATTTtgccttgaaaaaaaaagaaaaggaggaagaaaaaagaGCAAGGGAGAAAATACTAAAGAAACTAGAACATGATAAG GTAGAAAGGAGGTCAAGACTTGGATTGCCACCAGAAAGTCCATCTGTAAAAGCTTCCACTCATTTGTTGCAGGAAAAAACG ttgcAGACATCATTGCCTCTGAAGTCTGTAACAAATGCGGAGCGGATGAGAGAATGTTTAAGGTCTCTTAAGCGCAATCACCAG GATAGAGTTGGGAACTTGAGAGGAGGTATGGAATTTCTTGAGCTCTGTGGGTTTGAGAGAACCGAAGGAGACGAGTTCTTGTATCTTCCTGATGATAAGGTCGACATGGAAATTCTAAACACAGCTGGGTCTGAATTGAAGTCTGCAATGACCAACCCCTTCTTTGGACTTCTAAGTGTGTAA
- the LOC142618727 gene encoding uncharacterized protein LOC142618727 isoform X1: protein MAVPQVNKKLLDELEAMGFPRPRATRALHFSGNSSLEAAIEWVIDHENDSDIDQMPLVAVDINLDSPQTFHITEQMKIKAQELSFRNKEHKKKEVEENKLERQREKERIRASKDLTEAKRILESNEKQRYFALKKKEKEEEKRAREKILKKLEHDKVERRSRLGLPPESPSVKASTHLLQEKTLQTSLPLKSVTNAERMRECLRSLKRNHQNDGARVRRAFETLLIYVGNIAKNPDEEKFRKIRLTNPLFQDRVGNLRGGMEFLELCGFERTEGDEFLYLPDDKVDMEILNTAGSELKSAMTNPFFGLLSV from the exons ATGGCTGTTCCACAAGTCAACAAGAAACTGCTTGATGAACTTGAAGCCATGGGATTTCCAAGGCCAAGAGCAACACGAGCTCTTCATTTTTCTG GTAATTCTAGCTTAGAGGCAGCTATAGAATGGGTGATTGATCATGAGAATGACTCAGACATTGATCAGATGCCCTTG GTAGCAGTGGATATTAATCTTGACTCACCTCAAACTTTCCATATCACagaacaaatgaaaataaaggCACAGGAACTAAG TTTCAGGAATAAAGAacataagaagaaagaagtagaagaaaataaattggaAAGGCAAAGGGAGAAG GAGAGGATTCGAGCTAGTAAGGACCTCACTGAGGCAAAGCGAATTCTAGAAAGCAATGAAAAACAACG TTATTTtgccttgaaaaaaaaagaaaaggaggaagaaaaaagaGCAAGGGAGAAAATACTAAAGAAACTAGAACATGATAAG GTAGAAAGGAGGTCAAGACTTGGATTGCCACCAGAAAGTCCATCTGTAAAAGCTTCCACTCATTTGTTGCAGGAAAAAACG ttgcAGACATCATTGCCTCTGAAGTCTGTAACAAATGCGGAGCGGATGAGAGAATGTTTAAGGTCTCTTAAGCGCAATCACCAG AATGATGGTGCCAGAGTTAGGAGGGCCTTTGAAACTCTTCTGATCTATGTTGGAAATATCGCAAAAAATCCTGATGAGGAAAAATTTAGGAAGATTCGACTTACTAATCCATTATTCCAG GATAGAGTTGGGAACTTGAGAGGAGGTATGGAATTTCTTGAGCTCTGTGGGTTTGAGAGAACCGAAGGAGACGAGTTCTTGTATCTTCCTGATGATAAGGTCGACATGGAAATTCTAAACACAGCTGGGTCTGAATTGAAGTCTGCAATGACCAACCCCTTCTTTGGACTTCTAAGTGTGTAA
- the LOC142618727 gene encoding uncharacterized protein LOC142618727 isoform X5 translates to MAVPQVNKKLLDELEAMGFPRPRATRALHFSAVDINLDSPQTFHITEQMKIKAQELRNKEHKKKEVEENKLERQREKERIRASKDLTEAKRILESNEKQRYFALKKKEKEEEKRAREKILKKLEHDKVERRSRLGLPPESPSVKASTHLLQEKTLQTSLPLKSVTNAERMRECLRSLKRNHQNDGARVRRAFETLLIYVGNIAKNPDEEKFRKIRLTNPLFQDRVGNLRGGMEFLELCGFERTEGDEFLYLPDDKVDMEILNTAGSELKSAMTNPFFGLLSV, encoded by the exons ATGGCTGTTCCACAAGTCAACAAGAAACTGCTTGATGAACTTGAAGCCATGGGATTTCCAAGGCCAAGAGCAACACGAGCTCTTCATTTTTCTG CAGTGGATATTAATCTTGACTCACCTCAAACTTTCCATATCACagaacaaatgaaaataaaggCACAGGAACTAAG GAATAAAGAacataagaagaaagaagtagaagaaaataaattggaAAGGCAAAGGGAGAAG GAGAGGATTCGAGCTAGTAAGGACCTCACTGAGGCAAAGCGAATTCTAGAAAGCAATGAAAAACAACG TTATTTtgccttgaaaaaaaaagaaaaggaggaagaaaaaagaGCAAGGGAGAAAATACTAAAGAAACTAGAACATGATAAG GTAGAAAGGAGGTCAAGACTTGGATTGCCACCAGAAAGTCCATCTGTAAAAGCTTCCACTCATTTGTTGCAGGAAAAAACG ttgcAGACATCATTGCCTCTGAAGTCTGTAACAAATGCGGAGCGGATGAGAGAATGTTTAAGGTCTCTTAAGCGCAATCACCAG AATGATGGTGCCAGAGTTAGGAGGGCCTTTGAAACTCTTCTGATCTATGTTGGAAATATCGCAAAAAATCCTGATGAGGAAAAATTTAGGAAGATTCGACTTACTAATCCATTATTCCAG GATAGAGTTGGGAACTTGAGAGGAGGTATGGAATTTCTTGAGCTCTGTGGGTTTGAGAGAACCGAAGGAGACGAGTTCTTGTATCTTCCTGATGATAAGGTCGACATGGAAATTCTAAACACAGCTGGGTCTGAATTGAAGTCTGCAATGACCAACCCCTTCTTTGGACTTCTAAGTGTGTAA
- the LOC142618727 gene encoding uncharacterized protein LOC142618727 isoform X3: MAVPQVNKKLLDELEAMGFPRPRATRALHFSGNSSLEAAIEWVIDHENDSDIDQMPLVAVDINLDSPQTFHITEQMKIKAQELSFRNKEHKKKEVEENKLERQREKERIRASKDLTEAKRILESNEKQRYFALKKKEKEEEKRAREKILKKLEHDKVERRSRLGLPPESPSVKASTHLLQEKTTSLPLKSVTNAERMRECLRSLKRNHQNDGARVRRAFETLLIYVGNIAKNPDEEKFRKIRLTNPLFQDRVGNLRGGMEFLELCGFERTEGDEFLYLPDDKVDMEILNTAGSELKSAMTNPFFGLLSV; this comes from the exons ATGGCTGTTCCACAAGTCAACAAGAAACTGCTTGATGAACTTGAAGCCATGGGATTTCCAAGGCCAAGAGCAACACGAGCTCTTCATTTTTCTG GTAATTCTAGCTTAGAGGCAGCTATAGAATGGGTGATTGATCATGAGAATGACTCAGACATTGATCAGATGCCCTTG GTAGCAGTGGATATTAATCTTGACTCACCTCAAACTTTCCATATCACagaacaaatgaaaataaaggCACAGGAACTAAG TTTCAGGAATAAAGAacataagaagaaagaagtagaagaaaataaattggaAAGGCAAAGGGAGAAG GAGAGGATTCGAGCTAGTAAGGACCTCACTGAGGCAAAGCGAATTCTAGAAAGCAATGAAAAACAACG TTATTTtgccttgaaaaaaaaagaaaaggaggaagaaaaaagaGCAAGGGAGAAAATACTAAAGAAACTAGAACATGATAAG GTAGAAAGGAGGTCAAGACTTGGATTGCCACCAGAAAGTCCATCTGTAAAAGCTTCCACTCATTTGTTGCAGGAAAAAACG ACATCATTGCCTCTGAAGTCTGTAACAAATGCGGAGCGGATGAGAGAATGTTTAAGGTCTCTTAAGCGCAATCACCAG AATGATGGTGCCAGAGTTAGGAGGGCCTTTGAAACTCTTCTGATCTATGTTGGAAATATCGCAAAAAATCCTGATGAGGAAAAATTTAGGAAGATTCGACTTACTAATCCATTATTCCAG GATAGAGTTGGGAACTTGAGAGGAGGTATGGAATTTCTTGAGCTCTGTGGGTTTGAGAGAACCGAAGGAGACGAGTTCTTGTATCTTCCTGATGATAAGGTCGACATGGAAATTCTAAACACAGCTGGGTCTGAATTGAAGTCTGCAATGACCAACCCCTTCTTTGGACTTCTAAGTGTGTAA
- the LOC142618727 gene encoding uncharacterized protein LOC142618727 isoform X6: MNLKPWDFQGQEQHELFIFLVAVDINLDSPQTFHITEQMKIKAQELSFRNKEHKKKEVEENKLERQREKERIRASKDLTEAKRILESNEKQRYFALKKKEKEEEKRAREKILKKLEHDKVERRSRLGLPPESPSVKASTHLLQEKTLQTSLPLKSVTNAERMRECLRSLKRNHQNDGARVRRAFETLLIYVGNIAKNPDEEKFRKIRLTNPLFQDRVGNLRGGMEFLELCGFERTEGDEFLYLPDDKVDMEILNTAGSELKSAMTNPFFGLLSV, translated from the exons ATGAACTTGAAGCCATGGGATTTCCAAGGCCAAGAGCAACACGAGCTCTTCATTTTTCTG GTAGCAGTGGATATTAATCTTGACTCACCTCAAACTTTCCATATCACagaacaaatgaaaataaaggCACAGGAACTAAG TTTCAGGAATAAAGAacataagaagaaagaagtagaagaaaataaattggaAAGGCAAAGGGAGAAG GAGAGGATTCGAGCTAGTAAGGACCTCACTGAGGCAAAGCGAATTCTAGAAAGCAATGAAAAACAACG TTATTTtgccttgaaaaaaaaagaaaaggaggaagaaaaaagaGCAAGGGAGAAAATACTAAAGAAACTAGAACATGATAAG GTAGAAAGGAGGTCAAGACTTGGATTGCCACCAGAAAGTCCATCTGTAAAAGCTTCCACTCATTTGTTGCAGGAAAAAACG ttgcAGACATCATTGCCTCTGAAGTCTGTAACAAATGCGGAGCGGATGAGAGAATGTTTAAGGTCTCTTAAGCGCAATCACCAG AATGATGGTGCCAGAGTTAGGAGGGCCTTTGAAACTCTTCTGATCTATGTTGGAAATATCGCAAAAAATCCTGATGAGGAAAAATTTAGGAAGATTCGACTTACTAATCCATTATTCCAG GATAGAGTTGGGAACTTGAGAGGAGGTATGGAATTTCTTGAGCTCTGTGGGTTTGAGAGAACCGAAGGAGACGAGTTCTTGTATCTTCCTGATGATAAGGTCGACATGGAAATTCTAAACACAGCTGGGTCTGAATTGAAGTCTGCAATGACCAACCCCTTCTTTGGACTTCTAAGTGTGTAA